From a single Ignavibacteriales bacterium genomic region:
- a CDS encoding YpdA family putative bacillithiol disulfide reductase — MNSYDLIVIGAGPSGLACAIEAKKKGLSQLVLDKGSVADAIRRFPIDMTFFSTSELLEIGGVPFTSAGSRPTRVECVRYYQMIARYFDLPVQQGVEVTGIRPHAAGFEVISPDGSLLAKNVVDATGYFDHPNRFDVPGSELSKVRRYYDEPYAYSGRNVAVIGGKNSAVETALDLFRNGARVTLIHRGPSLSQGVKYWILPDIENRIKAGDIRAMFETRVERITSGSITVGGRHHEEFSNDAVFLMIGYCPDSSLLRQAGVEIDPETQAPVHNSATMETNVRGVFVAGSIAAGRFNNKIFIENGRMHGKLIVDAIESSH, encoded by the coding sequence ATGAATTCATATGATCTCATTGTGATCGGTGCAGGACCTTCCGGGCTCGCGTGTGCTATCGAGGCTAAAAAGAAGGGGCTCTCACAATTGGTCCTCGATAAGGGATCAGTGGCTGACGCCATCCGTCGTTTCCCGATCGACATGACATTCTTCTCGACCTCCGAACTCCTGGAAATCGGAGGTGTTCCCTTCACTTCTGCAGGGTCTCGTCCGACCCGCGTCGAATGTGTCCGATATTACCAGATGATTGCGCGGTACTTTGATCTGCCGGTCCAGCAAGGTGTGGAAGTCACCGGCATCCGACCCCACGCCGCAGGGTTTGAGGTCATATCCCCGGATGGATCGTTATTGGCGAAGAACGTTGTCGATGCGACTGGTTACTTTGACCACCCAAACCGATTTGATGTCCCGGGTTCGGAGCTCAGCAAGGTGAGAAGGTACTACGACGAGCCATACGCGTACTCCGGCAGGAATGTCGCCGTTATTGGTGGAAAGAACTCGGCAGTCGAAACAGCCCTCGATCTCTTTCGCAATGGCGCCCGCGTGACACTTATTCATAGGGGGCCGAGTCTTAGCCAGGGGGTGAAGTATTGGATACTTCCCGACATCGAAAACAGGATCAAGGCCGGTGACATCCGGGCGATGTTCGAAACCAGGGTCGAGCGAATTACCTCGGGCTCGATTACGGTTGGAGGGAGGCATCACGAAGAATTCTCGAATGATGCTGTCTTTCTGATGATTGGCTACTGCCCTGATTCTTCACTCCTCCGGCAGGCGGGAGTAGAAATAGATCCCGAGACACAGGCGCCGGTTCATAATTCTGCCACCATGGAAACGAATGTTCGGGGTGTCTTCGTTGCCGGATCGATAGCGGCCGGCAGGTTCAACAATAAGATTTTCATCGAAAATGGGCGGATGCATGGCAAACTCATCGTCGATGCAATTGAATCATCTCATTGA